In Falco cherrug isolate bFalChe1 chromosome 5, bFalChe1.pri, whole genome shotgun sequence, one DNA window encodes the following:
- the CHRM2 gene encoding muscarinic acetylcholine receptor M2 isoform X2, translating to MNNSTYINSSTENVMALESPYKTVEVVFIVLVAGSLSLVTIIGNILVMVSIKVNRHLQTVNNYFLFSLACADLIIGIFSMNLYTLYTVIGYWPLGPVVCDLWLALDYVVSNASVMNLLIISFDRYFCVTKPLTYPVKRTTKMAGMMIAAAWVLSFILWAPAILFWQFIVGGRTVPDGDCYIQFFSNAAVTFGTAIAAFYLPVIIMTVLYWQISRASKSRIKKGKKEAAQNQDTVSPSLVQGKIVKPNNNNLPTSGDGLEHSKIQNGKTTGETVTENCVQGEEKESSNDSTSVSVVASNMKEDEAAKDASQASASQDHLKAENSKLTCIRIVTKSQKSDCCAPTNTTVEIVGTNGEEKQNSVARKIVKMTKQPAKKKPPPSREKKVTRTILAILLAFIITWTPYNVMVLINSFCTSCIPGTVWTIGYWLCYINSTINPACYALCNATFKKTFKHLLMCHYKNIGATRFHFPSE from the exons ATGAATAACTCAACATATATAAACTCTTCCACTGAAAATGTGATGGCTTTGGAGAGCCCCTATAAAACTGTTGAGGTGGTCTTCATCGTCCTGGTAGCAGGGTCTCTTAGTCTAGTCACCATAATTGGCAACATCCTGGTCATGGTGTCGATCAAAGTCAACAGGCACCTGCAGACTGTCAACAACTATTTCCTGTTCAGCTTGGCTTGCGCTGACTTGATCATCGGCATCTTTTCCATGAACCTGTACACCCTCTACACTGTGATAGGCTACTGGCCCTTGGGGCCTGTGGTGTGTGACCTCTGGCTGGCTCTTGACTATGTGGTCAGCAATGCCTCTGTAATGAACCTCCTCATTATCAGCTTTGACAGATACTTCTGTGTCACCAAACCTCTGACATATCCTGTAAAGCGGACCACTAAGATGGCAGGCATGATGATTGCAGCTGCATGGGTGCTGTCCTTCATTCTGTGGGCCCCTGCAATTCTCTTCTGGCAGTTCATTGTGGGAGGAAGGACTGTCCCAGATGGAGATTGCTACATCcagtttttttctaatgctgcTGTCACTTTTGGTACTGCCATTGCAGCTTTCTATTTGCCTGTTATCATCATGACTGTCCTTTACTGGCAAATCTCTCGAGCCAGTAAGAGTCGgataaagaaagggaaaaaggaagctGCCCAAAACCAAGATACAGTTTCCCCCAGCCTTGTCCAAGGTAAAATAGTGAAACCAAACAATAACAACCTCCCAACCAGTGGGGATGGGTTGGAGCACAGCAAAATTCAGAATGGAAAAACCACTGGAGAGACTGTGACGGAGAACTGTGTTcaaggggaggagaaggagagctCCAATGACTCCACCTCTGTCAGTGTGGTTGCTTCCAACATGAAAGAGGATGAAGCTGCCAAAGATGCCAGCCAGGCTTCCGCATCCCAAGACCATCTCAAAGCAGAGAACTCCAAGCTGACGTGCATCAGGATAGTCACCAAGTCCCAAAAGAGTGACTGCTGTGCACCCACCAACACTACCGTGGAGATTGTAGGCACCAACGGGGAGGAGAAGCAGAATAGTGTAGCACGGAAAATCGTCAAGATGACAAAGCAGCCAGCCAAAAAGAAACCACCTCCTtctagagagaaaaaagtgaCAAGGACTATTTTGGCTATCCTCCTGGCCTTCATCATCACCTGGACCCCATACAACGTGATGGTGCTCATCAACAGCTTCTGCACATCCTGCATCCCCGGCACTGTGTGGACCATAGGTTATTGGCTTTGCTATATCAACAGCACCATCAACCCTGCTTGCTATGCCCTCTGCAATGCTACTTTCAAGAAGACGTTTAAGCACCTTCTTATGTGTCATTACAAGAATATAGGAGCTacaag GTTTCACTTCCCTTCTGAGTGA
- the CHRM2 gene encoding muscarinic acetylcholine receptor M2 isoform X1 has product MNNSTYINSSTENVMALESPYKTVEVVFIVLVAGSLSLVTIIGNILVMVSIKVNRHLQTVNNYFLFSLACADLIIGIFSMNLYTLYTVIGYWPLGPVVCDLWLALDYVVSNASVMNLLIISFDRYFCVTKPLTYPVKRTTKMAGMMIAAAWVLSFILWAPAILFWQFIVGGRTVPDGDCYIQFFSNAAVTFGTAIAAFYLPVIIMTVLYWQISRASKSRIKKGKKEAAQNQDTVSPSLVQGKIVKPNNNNLPTSGDGLEHSKIQNGKTTGETVTENCVQGEEKESSNDSTSVSVVASNMKEDEAAKDASQASASQDHLKAENSKLTCIRIVTKSQKSDCCAPTNTTVEIVGTNGEEKQNSVARKIVKMTKQPAKKKPPPSREKKVTRTILAILLAFIITWTPYNVMVLINSFCTSCIPGTVWTIGYWLCYINSTINPACYALCNATFKKTFKHLLMCHYKNIGATSFLVQGTKTEYQRKL; this is encoded by the exons ATGAATAACTCAACATATATAAACTCTTCCACTGAAAATGTGATGGCTTTGGAGAGCCCCTATAAAACTGTTGAGGTGGTCTTCATCGTCCTGGTAGCAGGGTCTCTTAGTCTAGTCACCATAATTGGCAACATCCTGGTCATGGTGTCGATCAAAGTCAACAGGCACCTGCAGACTGTCAACAACTATTTCCTGTTCAGCTTGGCTTGCGCTGACTTGATCATCGGCATCTTTTCCATGAACCTGTACACCCTCTACACTGTGATAGGCTACTGGCCCTTGGGGCCTGTGGTGTGTGACCTCTGGCTGGCTCTTGACTATGTGGTCAGCAATGCCTCTGTAATGAACCTCCTCATTATCAGCTTTGACAGATACTTCTGTGTCACCAAACCTCTGACATATCCTGTAAAGCGGACCACTAAGATGGCAGGCATGATGATTGCAGCTGCATGGGTGCTGTCCTTCATTCTGTGGGCCCCTGCAATTCTCTTCTGGCAGTTCATTGTGGGAGGAAGGACTGTCCCAGATGGAGATTGCTACATCcagtttttttctaatgctgcTGTCACTTTTGGTACTGCCATTGCAGCTTTCTATTTGCCTGTTATCATCATGACTGTCCTTTACTGGCAAATCTCTCGAGCCAGTAAGAGTCGgataaagaaagggaaaaaggaagctGCCCAAAACCAAGATACAGTTTCCCCCAGCCTTGTCCAAGGTAAAATAGTGAAACCAAACAATAACAACCTCCCAACCAGTGGGGATGGGTTGGAGCACAGCAAAATTCAGAATGGAAAAACCACTGGAGAGACTGTGACGGAGAACTGTGTTcaaggggaggagaaggagagctCCAATGACTCCACCTCTGTCAGTGTGGTTGCTTCCAACATGAAAGAGGATGAAGCTGCCAAAGATGCCAGCCAGGCTTCCGCATCCCAAGACCATCTCAAAGCAGAGAACTCCAAGCTGACGTGCATCAGGATAGTCACCAAGTCCCAAAAGAGTGACTGCTGTGCACCCACCAACACTACCGTGGAGATTGTAGGCACCAACGGGGAGGAGAAGCAGAATAGTGTAGCACGGAAAATCGTCAAGATGACAAAGCAGCCAGCCAAAAAGAAACCACCTCCTtctagagagaaaaaagtgaCAAGGACTATTTTGGCTATCCTCCTGGCCTTCATCATCACCTGGACCCCATACAACGTGATGGTGCTCATCAACAGCTTCTGCACATCCTGCATCCCCGGCACTGTGTGGACCATAGGTTATTGGCTTTGCTATATCAACAGCACCATCAACCCTGCTTGCTATGCCCTCTGCAATGCTACTTTCAAGAAGACGTTTAAGCACCTTCTTATGTGTCATTACAAGAATATAGGAGCTacaag CTTTCTTGTCCAGGGCACAAAGACTGAATATCAAAGGAAGTTGTAA
- the CHRM2 gene encoding muscarinic acetylcholine receptor M2 isoform X3 → MNNSTYINSSTENVMALESPYKTVEVVFIVLVAGSLSLVTIIGNILVMVSIKVNRHLQTVNNYFLFSLACADLIIGIFSMNLYTLYTVIGYWPLGPVVCDLWLALDYVVSNASVMNLLIISFDRYFCVTKPLTYPVKRTTKMAGMMIAAAWVLSFILWAPAILFWQFIVGGRTVPDGDCYIQFFSNAAVTFGTAIAAFYLPVIIMTVLYWQISRASKSRIKKGKKEAAQNQDTVSPSLVQGKIVKPNNNNLPTSGDGLEHSKIQNGKTTGETVTENCVQGEEKESSNDSTSVSVVASNMKEDEAAKDASQASASQDHLKAENSKLTCIRIVTKSQKSDCCAPTNTTVEIVGTNGEEKQNSVARKIVKMTKQPAKKKPPPSREKKVTRTILAILLAFIITWTPYNVMVLINSFCTSCIPGTVWTIGYWLCYINSTINPACYALCNATFKKTFKHLLMCHYKNIGATR, encoded by the coding sequence ATGAATAACTCAACATATATAAACTCTTCCACTGAAAATGTGATGGCTTTGGAGAGCCCCTATAAAACTGTTGAGGTGGTCTTCATCGTCCTGGTAGCAGGGTCTCTTAGTCTAGTCACCATAATTGGCAACATCCTGGTCATGGTGTCGATCAAAGTCAACAGGCACCTGCAGACTGTCAACAACTATTTCCTGTTCAGCTTGGCTTGCGCTGACTTGATCATCGGCATCTTTTCCATGAACCTGTACACCCTCTACACTGTGATAGGCTACTGGCCCTTGGGGCCTGTGGTGTGTGACCTCTGGCTGGCTCTTGACTATGTGGTCAGCAATGCCTCTGTAATGAACCTCCTCATTATCAGCTTTGACAGATACTTCTGTGTCACCAAACCTCTGACATATCCTGTAAAGCGGACCACTAAGATGGCAGGCATGATGATTGCAGCTGCATGGGTGCTGTCCTTCATTCTGTGGGCCCCTGCAATTCTCTTCTGGCAGTTCATTGTGGGAGGAAGGACTGTCCCAGATGGAGATTGCTACATCcagtttttttctaatgctgcTGTCACTTTTGGTACTGCCATTGCAGCTTTCTATTTGCCTGTTATCATCATGACTGTCCTTTACTGGCAAATCTCTCGAGCCAGTAAGAGTCGgataaagaaagggaaaaaggaagctGCCCAAAACCAAGATACAGTTTCCCCCAGCCTTGTCCAAGGTAAAATAGTGAAACCAAACAATAACAACCTCCCAACCAGTGGGGATGGGTTGGAGCACAGCAAAATTCAGAATGGAAAAACCACTGGAGAGACTGTGACGGAGAACTGTGTTcaaggggaggagaaggagagctCCAATGACTCCACCTCTGTCAGTGTGGTTGCTTCCAACATGAAAGAGGATGAAGCTGCCAAAGATGCCAGCCAGGCTTCCGCATCCCAAGACCATCTCAAAGCAGAGAACTCCAAGCTGACGTGCATCAGGATAGTCACCAAGTCCCAAAAGAGTGACTGCTGTGCACCCACCAACACTACCGTGGAGATTGTAGGCACCAACGGGGAGGAGAAGCAGAATAGTGTAGCACGGAAAATCGTCAAGATGACAAAGCAGCCAGCCAAAAAGAAACCACCTCCTtctagagagaaaaaagtgaCAAGGACTATTTTGGCTATCCTCCTGGCCTTCATCATCACCTGGACCCCATACAACGTGATGGTGCTCATCAACAGCTTCTGCACATCCTGCATCCCCGGCACTGTGTGGACCATAGGTTATTGGCTTTGCTATATCAACAGCACCATCAACCCTGCTTGCTATGCCCTCTGCAATGCTACTTTCAAGAAGACGTTTAAGCACCTTCTTATGTGTCATTACAAGAATATAGGAGCTacaaggtaa